One window from the genome of Gimesia aquarii encodes:
- a CDS encoding class I SAM-dependent methyltransferase: MKLRPSHLESTLPTEVIQALKDGACIQLILSKPVDKNSSAWKKVSVRPVTVKEKPHFQVALSRGQQEVHENLLLAEMIQRVKELWSNQFREGYLYTQAADYHFQKSTKGTVRLKKQAPTKADRIQVASHDRTKHYLIPEGTPCGFLEAIGVMTPAGKVKSAQYRKFRQINRYLEFINDIVPALPTRGKLNVLDFGCGKSYLTFATHYLLREVLQREVNILGLDLKQSVVEDCQNIADQLHCQGLSFQTGDISQFDAGASKCDLSISLHACDTATDAALANAIKAEASVILAVPCCQHEIFQQIANTQIDSLLQHGILKEKTAALVTDALRAQVLEICGYRTQVIEFIDTEHTPKNILIKAVKRHAVLSQDDLLKAVEQYQALKSQFGIQSFCLEQTLGKPFQELCTMSRKDGTD, translated from the coding sequence ATGAAACTTCGACCATCACATCTTGAGTCAACATTACCGACTGAGGTGATTCAAGCACTTAAAGACGGTGCCTGCATTCAGTTGATTTTGAGTAAACCAGTCGACAAGAATTCGTCTGCCTGGAAAAAGGTATCAGTTCGTCCTGTCACCGTTAAAGAGAAGCCTCATTTTCAAGTCGCTCTTTCCAGAGGGCAGCAGGAAGTACACGAGAATCTGCTTCTCGCTGAGATGATCCAGCGAGTAAAAGAACTGTGGTCAAATCAGTTTCGGGAAGGTTATCTCTATACGCAAGCAGCTGACTATCATTTTCAAAAATCTACCAAGGGAACAGTCCGTCTGAAAAAGCAGGCGCCCACGAAAGCCGACCGCATACAAGTTGCGTCCCATGATCGGACCAAGCATTATTTGATTCCCGAGGGAACTCCCTGTGGTTTTCTGGAAGCGATTGGTGTGATGACACCCGCAGGAAAAGTGAAATCTGCTCAATACCGTAAGTTTCGACAAATCAACCGCTATCTCGAATTCATTAATGATATTGTTCCAGCTCTTCCGACAAGAGGTAAATTGAATGTTCTGGATTTTGGTTGTGGTAAAAGTTATCTCACATTTGCAACTCACTATCTATTGAGGGAAGTCTTGCAACGTGAAGTCAACATTCTCGGCTTGGACCTGAAGCAATCTGTTGTTGAAGATTGTCAGAATATCGCCGATCAACTGCACTGCCAGGGACTTTCGTTCCAAACGGGTGATATTTCCCAGTTTGACGCTGGTGCCAGCAAATGCGACCTTTCCATTTCGCTTCATGCATGTGACACAGCCACCGATGCCGCTCTTGCGAATGCGATTAAGGCAGAGGCATCGGTGATTTTAGCGGTTCCCTGTTGCCAGCATGAAATCTTCCAACAAATAGCCAACACACAAATCGATTCATTACTGCAACATGGAATTCTGAAGGAAAAAACAGCCGCACTTGTGACAGATGCTTTACGGGCACAGGTGTTAGAAATTTGCGGATATCGAACTCAGGTGATAGAATTCATCGATACCGAACATACACCTAAAAATATTCTGATCAAAGCAGTCAAACGACATGCGGTATTGAGTCAGGATGATTTATTGAAAGCCGTGGAGCAGTATCAGGCATTAAAGAGTCAATTTGGCATTCAATCATTTTGTCTCGAACAAACTTTGGGAAAGCCGTTTCAGGAATTGTGTACAATGTCAAGGAAAGACGGGACCGATTGA
- a CDS encoding PSD1 and planctomycete cytochrome C domain-containing protein, whose protein sequence is MTVVFAMLAIVQTGIAAEKEKDINFEKQIRPLLKQHCYDCHSQGGEESGLRLDYGANILKGGDRGPAVIPGKSIESPLFLSLSGQGNIPQMPHDLPALKQAEIALIQKWIDQGAKIPEAEQTLKVTQKTSDHWAFHPIKQPKMPVVKQQKWVRNPIDRFILSHLEQKQLKPSQEAERSTLIRRLSLDLTGLPPSLKEVQTFLADKRPDAYERLVDRLLASPHYGERWARHWLDVARYADSNGFTIDGPRSIWKYRDWVIKAVNENMPFDQFVTEQLAGDLLPNPTTDQLIATGFHRNTLINQEGGTNPEQFRVEAVVDRVNTTGAAFLGLTVGCAQCHKHKYDPITQRDFYQLYAIFNSTADINSASPTLPLPTAKQKVKQQDLKKEVANFTKQLAGRKKSLKLEFQQWKQEIQQSLQSNNQHWSNLKTLTATSQNGATITVLKDRSLLVGGKIPNNDTYVIETTTIPSGTTGLRLEVLTHDSLPKMGPGWAANGNFVLDEVTVDVTRQTKSGWSKFESVGLSHASADHSQEKFPASYLVDGDLKTGWAINVKKGNMNVNRHAIIRLKEPLTSSGPMRLRVMLKQTRDSKYNVGRFRLATTTVHPRVLNIDTAVAAILKQPEEKWNAKQKTTLEQAFYQSDAQWSDLNQQLTKLKSEQTKLNKSIVTTMVMKELPKPRETFILLRGNFLSPGARVTPGVPAVLPPMPPAVKSPTRLDFAKWLTSKQQPLTARVTVNRYWQRFFGKGLVETENDFGTQGTMPSHPQLLDWLAHEFMRADWNVKGLHRLIVTSAAYRQTSDFNQEYQERDPRNLLLSRQNRFRLEAESIRDLFLASSGLLTRKIGGPSVYPPQPEGIYVLTQNKKSWPEEKGVNRYRRGMYTYFWRSSPYPMLPTFDAPNSNTTCTRRVRSNTPLQALTLANDQSLFELIQGFAVRILQEGPGYDEGRLRQAFQICLSRTPTDHELEVLVRYLSEQRTYFEKSKQEAAEVAAKKLPEQVTVAELASWTAVARVLMNLDEFITRE, encoded by the coding sequence ATGACCGTTGTATTTGCCATGCTGGCGATTGTGCAGACTGGTATCGCCGCTGAAAAAGAGAAGGACATCAATTTTGAAAAACAGATTCGTCCTTTGCTGAAACAGCATTGTTACGATTGTCATTCACAGGGGGGCGAAGAATCCGGCCTGCGCCTGGACTATGGGGCCAATATTCTCAAGGGAGGAGATCGTGGACCAGCGGTGATTCCCGGAAAGAGTATAGAAAGCCCTCTCTTTTTGAGCCTTTCGGGTCAGGGAAACATTCCGCAAATGCCGCATGACTTGCCAGCCTTGAAGCAAGCGGAAATAGCGCTGATTCAAAAATGGATCGATCAGGGAGCGAAAATTCCAGAAGCAGAGCAGACTTTAAAAGTCACTCAGAAAACTTCAGATCATTGGGCATTTCATCCAATCAAGCAACCGAAGATGCCAGTCGTCAAGCAACAAAAGTGGGTCAGAAACCCGATTGATCGATTTATTCTAAGCCACCTTGAACAGAAACAATTAAAACCTTCTCAAGAAGCGGAACGCAGCACGTTAATTCGTCGTTTGAGTCTGGACCTGACAGGTCTGCCTCCCTCTCTTAAAGAAGTGCAAACATTCCTGGCTGATAAACGGCCAGATGCTTACGAGCGACTCGTGGATCGGCTTCTGGCTTCTCCTCATTATGGGGAACGTTGGGCTCGGCATTGGTTGGATGTTGCGCGATACGCCGATTCGAACGGTTTTACGATCGATGGTCCGCGTTCCATTTGGAAGTACCGCGATTGGGTCATCAAGGCCGTCAATGAGAATATGCCCTTCGATCAATTCGTAACGGAGCAACTAGCCGGCGATTTATTACCAAACCCCACTACCGATCAGTTAATCGCCACTGGTTTTCACCGAAATACATTGATTAATCAGGAAGGGGGGACCAATCCCGAACAGTTTCGTGTGGAAGCGGTCGTGGATCGTGTGAATACGACGGGAGCGGCATTCCTCGGTTTAACGGTAGGGTGCGCACAATGTCATAAACATAAATATGATCCGATTACACAGCGAGACTTCTACCAACTCTATGCGATCTTCAACAGTACCGCAGACATCAACAGTGCCTCACCAACGTTGCCACTGCCCACAGCAAAACAAAAAGTGAAGCAGCAGGATCTTAAAAAAGAAGTTGCTAATTTTACGAAACAGTTGGCAGGGCGTAAAAAATCATTGAAATTGGAGTTCCAGCAATGGAAGCAGGAAATCCAGCAAAGTTTGCAATCTAATAATCAACATTGGTCGAATCTCAAAACACTCACTGCAACATCGCAGAACGGAGCAACAATTACCGTTCTGAAAGATCGTTCGCTATTGGTGGGAGGAAAGATCCCTAATAATGATACTTATGTTATCGAAACAACTACCATTCCGTCCGGCACCACAGGCTTGAGACTGGAAGTCCTCACACATGATAGCCTTCCCAAAATGGGACCTGGCTGGGCTGCAAATGGGAATTTTGTATTAGATGAAGTAACAGTCGATGTCACTCGCCAGACAAAGTCTGGTTGGTCAAAGTTTGAATCCGTTGGTTTGTCTCACGCATCCGCGGATCACTCTCAGGAGAAATTTCCTGCCAGTTATCTGGTTGACGGCGATCTCAAAACGGGCTGGGCCATTAACGTCAAAAAAGGCAATATGAATGTGAATCGTCATGCCATTATCAGATTGAAAGAGCCATTAACTTCTTCAGGGCCTATGAGACTACGGGTGATGTTAAAACAGACCCGTGATTCGAAATATAATGTTGGTCGTTTTCGTCTGGCAACGACGACAGTGCATCCGCGCGTTTTGAATATTGACACTGCTGTGGCTGCGATCTTGAAGCAGCCGGAAGAAAAATGGAATGCGAAACAGAAGACGACTTTAGAACAAGCATTTTATCAGTCGGATGCCCAATGGTCTGATCTGAATCAACAACTGACAAAGCTAAAATCAGAACAGACGAAGTTGAATAAGAGTATCGTGACAACGATGGTGATGAAGGAGTTACCCAAACCACGCGAAACGTTTATTCTCTTGCGAGGAAATTTCCTGTCGCCGGGAGCACGAGTGACACCTGGCGTTCCTGCCGTATTACCGCCGATGCCTCCGGCTGTAAAATCACCAACGCGCCTTGACTTTGCCAAATGGCTCACCAGTAAGCAGCAACCGCTCACGGCCCGCGTCACTGTGAATCGTTATTGGCAACGTTTCTTTGGTAAGGGACTTGTGGAAACGGAAAATGATTTTGGAACTCAAGGTACAATGCCTTCGCATCCACAGCTTCTCGATTGGTTGGCACATGAATTTATGCGGGCCGATTGGAATGTAAAAGGCTTACATCGGTTGATTGTGACGTCAGCCGCCTATCGTCAGACCTCAGACTTTAATCAAGAATATCAAGAACGAGATCCTCGTAATCTCTTACTATCCAGACAGAATCGATTTCGGCTGGAAGCAGAATCAATTCGAGACCTTTTTCTGGCCAGTAGTGGTTTATTAACCAGGAAAATTGGAGGTCCTAGTGTTTATCCACCGCAACCAGAGGGAATCTATGTTTTAACTCAGAACAAAAAGAGTTGGCCAGAGGAGAAAGGTGTGAATCGATATCGTCGTGGCATGTATACCTATTTTTGGCGATCAAGTCCCTATCCCATGTTGCCAACTTTCGATGCACCTAACAGCAATACGACATGCACACGTCGGGTCCGTTCAAATACCCCTTTGCAGGCCCTCACGTTAGCCAATGATCAATCACTGTTTGAACTGATTCAAGGATTCGCTGTTCGCATACTGCAGGAAGGTCCTGGTTATGATGAAGGCCGACTTCGTCAGGCGTTCCAAATTTGTTTATCGAGAACGCCTACAGATCATGAACTGGAAGTTCTGGTACGATATCTCTCAGAACAGAGAACGTATTTTGAGAAATCAAAACAGGAAGCCGCAGAGGTTGCTGCAAAGAAGTTACCGGAACAGGTGACTGTCGCAGAACTCGCGAGTTGGACGGCTGTGGCACGCGTTTTAATGAATTTGGATGAGTTTATCACTCGAGAATAA
- a CDS encoding DUF1501 domain-containing protein, with protein MSFNNWALRDQTRRHFFENCAVGAGAIGLATLMQSEQRAVANSPALEKTHHPAKAKNVIYLFMAGGPSQLEMFDFKPKLQELEGNVIPESYVEGKQFAFLKKDAKLLGTRRKFKKYGECGAQLSDVLPHLATVVDDITILKSMKTDVFNHGPAKLFMNTGTQQFGRPSMGAWITYGIGSESQNLPGFVVLQSGPRGPRGGAPLWGSGFLPTTYQGVPFLNGADPILNLSSPKGINSERQSDFINTVNQLNELRLQKTRDPEISTRISAYEMAYRMQSSAPELMDLSGETKETLDLYGVDPAKPSFARNCLLARRLIEKGSRFVQLYHTDWDHHGNKGTDLEESLGARCLETDQASAALVKDLKQRGLLEDTLVIWGGEFGRTPQGEPRDLIGRDHHIDAFSMWVAGGGSKPGVTIGQTDELGYYSVEDTIHVRDFHATVLHLLGIDHHELSYFYQGLDFRLTGVEEAHLVTKMLA; from the coding sequence ATGAGTTTTAATAACTGGGCATTACGCGACCAGACACGTCGTCACTTTTTTGAAAATTGTGCTGTCGGCGCTGGTGCCATCGGGTTGGCAACTTTAATGCAGTCTGAGCAAAGAGCAGTGGCAAACTCTCCCGCACTGGAAAAAACGCATCACCCAGCCAAAGCCAAGAATGTCATTTATCTCTTTATGGCGGGGGGACCGAGCCAGTTAGAGATGTTCGACTTTAAACCAAAACTGCAAGAGCTGGAAGGCAATGTCATTCCGGAATCTTATGTCGAAGGCAAGCAGTTTGCGTTTCTCAAAAAAGATGCCAAGCTGTTAGGCACCCGTCGTAAATTTAAAAAATATGGCGAATGTGGCGCACAGCTTTCAGATGTTCTACCTCATCTTGCTACGGTCGTTGATGATATCACGATCTTAAAGAGTATGAAGACTGATGTTTTCAATCACGGGCCGGCCAAACTATTTATGAATACGGGGACTCAGCAGTTTGGGCGACCTAGTATGGGGGCTTGGATCACATATGGAATTGGTAGTGAATCGCAAAACTTGCCCGGCTTCGTGGTGCTGCAGTCAGGACCGCGCGGTCCCCGTGGAGGAGCTCCTTTGTGGGGAAGTGGCTTTTTGCCAACAACGTACCAGGGAGTTCCCTTCCTGAACGGTGCTGATCCCATTTTGAACTTGTCGAGTCCCAAAGGCATTAATTCCGAACGTCAGTCGGACTTCATCAACACTGTAAACCAGCTTAATGAACTGCGTTTACAGAAAACGAGAGACCCTGAAATATCAACGCGGATTTCCGCCTATGAAATGGCCTACCGGATGCAATCCAGTGCACCGGAACTGATGGATCTTTCTGGTGAGACCAAAGAGACCCTTGATCTCTATGGCGTTGATCCTGCAAAGCCTTCTTTCGCCCGCAATTGCCTCCTGGCACGACGATTGATCGAAAAAGGTTCTCGTTTCGTTCAACTTTATCATACGGACTGGGATCATCATGGGAATAAGGGCACTGATTTGGAAGAATCACTGGGAGCACGTTGTCTGGAAACAGATCAGGCGTCTGCCGCACTCGTGAAAGATCTGAAGCAGCGTGGACTCCTGGAAGATACACTGGTCATCTGGGGAGGCGAATTTGGGCGTACACCACAAGGTGAGCCCCGCGATCTGATTGGACGTGATCATCACATCGATGCATTCTCAATGTGGGTTGCCGGCGGTGGTTCCAAGCCTGGTGTCACAATAGGTCAAACTGATGAATTAGGATATTATTCGGTCGAAGATACGATTCATGTCCGAGACTTTCACGCAACCGTATTACACCTGCTGGGCATCGATCACCATGAGCTTTCCTATTTTTACCAGGGGCTAGATTTCCGCTTAACAGGCGTCGAAGAAGCACATCTTGTGACGAAAATGCTGGCATGA